A window of the Gemmatirosa kalamazoonensis genome harbors these coding sequences:
- a CDS encoding citrate synthase: MSQTETATTPSNDATQGGRNALEVRDGRTGKSYDIQILEPGTEGDTAVRGADLRQMKVNPGDFGLLSYDPAFMNTASCKSAITYIDGDNGILRYRGYPIEQLAEGATFLEVAYLLRNGELPSQGEYEQWVHDITYHTYVHENIKRFLEGFRYDAHPMSMLCSAVAAMSSFYPKAKNIFDPAERSISIIRLLAKMPTLAAMIYRHVKGLPFVYPDNDLNYVENFLSMVARMSEPKYEANPVFTKALDVLFILHADHEQNCSTSAVRAVGSSHVDPFSAVAAGIAALYGPLHGGANEQVLRMIEEIEHPKNVPAFIDEVKSGKGGRLMGFGHRVYKSYDPRARIVKKLADEVFQQVGMDKDLEIALKLEEAALSDDYFVSRKLYPNVDFYTGLIYRSMAFPTDFFTVLFAVARTAGWLAQWEEMLLDKEQKIARPRQIYIGPAERQYQSTLADKAPRTRKDSIRR, translated from the coding sequence ATGAGCCAGACAGAGACCGCGACCACGCCGTCGAACGACGCCACGCAGGGCGGTCGCAACGCGCTCGAGGTCCGCGATGGACGGACCGGCAAGAGCTACGACATCCAGATCCTCGAGCCGGGCACCGAGGGCGACACGGCGGTGCGCGGCGCCGACCTCCGGCAGATGAAGGTGAACCCCGGCGACTTCGGTCTGCTGAGCTACGACCCCGCGTTCATGAACACGGCGTCGTGCAAGAGCGCCATCACGTACATCGACGGCGACAACGGGATCCTGCGCTATCGCGGCTATCCGATCGAGCAGCTCGCCGAGGGCGCGACGTTCCTCGAGGTCGCGTACCTGCTGCGCAACGGCGAGCTGCCGTCGCAGGGCGAGTACGAGCAGTGGGTGCACGACATCACGTACCACACGTACGTGCACGAGAACATCAAGCGGTTCCTCGAAGGGTTCCGCTACGACGCGCACCCGATGTCGATGCTGTGCAGCGCGGTCGCGGCGATGTCGTCGTTCTACCCGAAGGCGAAGAACATCTTCGATCCCGCGGAGCGCAGCATCTCGATCATCCGCCTGCTGGCGAAGATGCCGACGCTCGCCGCGATGATCTACCGCCACGTGAAGGGGCTGCCGTTCGTCTACCCCGACAACGACCTGAATTACGTCGAGAACTTCCTCTCGATGGTCGCGCGCATGTCGGAGCCGAAGTACGAGGCGAACCCGGTGTTCACGAAGGCGCTCGACGTGCTGTTCATCCTGCATGCGGACCACGAGCAGAACTGCTCGACGAGCGCGGTGCGCGCGGTGGGCTCGTCGCACGTCGATCCGTTCTCGGCGGTCGCGGCGGGGATCGCGGCGCTCTACGGGCCGCTGCACGGCGGCGCGAACGAGCAGGTGCTCCGCATGATCGAGGAGATCGAGCACCCGAAGAACGTCCCCGCGTTCATCGACGAGGTGAAGAGCGGGAAGGGCGGGCGCCTGATGGGCTTCGGGCACCGCGTCTACAAGAGCTACGATCCGCGCGCGCGCATCGTGAAGAAGCTCGCCGACGAGGTGTTCCAGCAGGTCGGCATGGACAAGGACCTCGAGATCGCGCTGAAGCTCGAGGAAGCCGCGCTGAGCGACGACTACTTCGTGTCGCGCAAGCTGTACCCGAACGTCGATTTCTACACGGGGCTGATCTACCGCTCCATGGCGTTCCCGACGGACTTCTTCACGGTGCTGTTCGCCGTGGCGCGGACCGCGGGCTGGCTCGCCCAGTGGGAGGAGATGCTGCTCGACAAGGAGCAGAAGATCGCGCGCCCGCGGCAGATCTACATCGGGCCGGCCGAGCGGCAGTACCAGAGCACGCTCGCCGACAAGGCGCCGCGTACCCGGAAGGACTCGATCCGCCGGTAA
- a CDS encoding class I SAM-dependent methyltransferase produces MQRRLVPDLRYSQTHFEEFLTGQALRASAWLDLGCGHQLLPEWRAEAERMLLKRVPLVVGVDYDLESLLKHRTIHELARADARQLPFADDTFDLVTANMVVEHLDDPAAQFAEVRRVLRPGGAFLFHTPNARSYFVATARLLPDGLKRRVAKFLDGRDESDVFPTLYRANRPEDVAEVAASAGLEVADVTLVSSAPVLGAIPPVAAVELVVLRALQRPSLARYRSNMICTLRKPAAVSAPRRVPVAAAS; encoded by the coding sequence ATGCAACGTCGTCTGGTGCCGGACCTGCGCTACTCCCAGACGCACTTCGAGGAGTTCCTCACGGGCCAAGCGCTCCGCGCCTCGGCGTGGCTGGACCTCGGCTGCGGACACCAACTGCTTCCGGAGTGGCGTGCGGAGGCGGAGCGGATGCTGCTGAAGCGGGTCCCGCTCGTCGTCGGCGTGGACTACGACTTGGAGTCGCTCCTGAAGCACCGCACAATCCACGAGCTGGCGCGGGCCGACGCGCGCCAGCTTCCGTTCGCCGACGACACGTTCGACCTCGTCACCGCGAACATGGTCGTCGAGCATCTCGACGACCCGGCCGCGCAGTTCGCCGAGGTGCGTCGCGTGCTGCGGCCCGGCGGGGCGTTCCTGTTCCACACGCCTAACGCTCGGTCGTACTTCGTCGCCACCGCTCGTCTCCTGCCCGACGGGTTGAAGCGGCGGGTCGCCAAGTTCCTCGACGGGCGCGACGAGTCGGACGTCTTCCCGACGCTCTACCGGGCGAACCGCCCGGAGGACGTCGCTGAGGTGGCAGCGAGCGCCGGCCTCGAAGTCGCGGACGTCACGCTCGTCTCGTCGGCGCCGGTGTTGGGCGCCATCCCGCCGGTCGCGGCGGTGGAGCTGGTCGTGCTCCGAGCGCTGCAACGCCCGTCGCTCGCGCGCTACCGCTCCAACATGATCTGCACCCTCCGGAAGCCCGCGGCCGTGTCGGCGCCGCGCCGCGTTCCGGTCGCCGCCGCGAGCTGA
- a CDS encoding acyltransferase — MSLGQKVRRAVREPGAAWLWATSLLRGHWVRVWCRVRGIDFTVGRNFRVVGRIVFRGPGRVVFGDDVVVDRVVTPWTHAPDAVIEVGSRSYLNGTRFGCQQSIVIGERAIISDASIADTDQHSTHVDRHSPTAPVRVRPVTIGDNVWIAGSVGILPGTRIGRNCVVGYGAVCAGTYPAHSIIVGNPARVVKRVPGTDGMPDE, encoded by the coding sequence ATGTCGCTCGGCCAGAAGGTGCGGCGCGCGGTCCGCGAGCCCGGCGCGGCGTGGCTCTGGGCCACGTCGCTCCTGCGCGGCCACTGGGTCCGCGTGTGGTGCCGCGTGCGCGGCATCGACTTCACCGTCGGACGCAACTTCCGCGTCGTCGGACGGATCGTGTTTCGTGGCCCGGGTCGCGTCGTGTTCGGCGACGACGTCGTCGTCGATCGCGTCGTCACGCCGTGGACGCACGCGCCCGACGCGGTCATCGAGGTCGGCAGCCGGAGCTATCTGAACGGCACGCGCTTCGGGTGCCAGCAGTCGATCGTCATCGGCGAGCGCGCGATCATCAGCGACGCGTCCATCGCCGACACCGACCAGCACAGCACCCACGTCGACCGACACTCGCCGACCGCGCCCGTGCGCGTGCGCCCCGTGACGATCGGCGACAACGTGTGGATCGCAGGCTCGGTCGGCATCCTGCCCGGCACGCGCATCGGCCGGAACTGCGTCGTGGGGTACGGCGCCGTGTGCGCGGGGACGTACCCGGCCCACTCCATCATCGTCGGCAACCCGGCGCGCGTGGTGAAGCGCGTGCCGGGCACGGACGGCATGCCCGACGAGTGA
- a CDS encoding A/G-specific adenine glycosylase has protein sequence MSSPTADDGASRRGRGRPTATVDAATARDFGRRLRAWFRRHGRDLPWRLTRDPYRVLVSELMLQQTQVARVVDYYHAFVTRFPTLRHVAEAPPSAVTEAWAGLGYYARARNLHALAREVAAAGGALPAEPAALRALPGIGPYTAGAVASFAFERRAALVDTNVARVLRRAFAPALDPKTGAGQRALWAIAESILPRSGRAAWTHNQALMELGALVCTARARHCTRCPVRAHCATFAAEVPLPARHRSS, from the coding sequence GTGTCCTCGCCGACCGCTGACGACGGCGCCTCGCGGCGCGGTCGCGGGCGACCCACCGCGACGGTCGACGCGGCGACGGCGCGCGACTTCGGGCGCCGACTGCGTGCGTGGTTCCGTCGACACGGGCGCGACCTGCCATGGCGCCTCACGCGCGACCCGTATCGCGTCCTCGTCTCGGAGCTGATGCTGCAGCAGACGCAGGTCGCGCGCGTGGTGGACTACTACCACGCGTTCGTGACGCGATTCCCGACGCTGAGGCACGTCGCCGAGGCGCCCCCGAGCGCGGTGACGGAGGCGTGGGCGGGGCTCGGCTACTATGCGCGTGCTCGTAACCTGCACGCGCTCGCGCGCGAGGTGGCCGCTGCCGGCGGCGCGCTGCCCGCCGAGCCGGCGGCGCTGCGCGCGCTCCCCGGCATCGGGCCGTACACCGCGGGCGCGGTGGCGTCGTTCGCGTTCGAGCGTCGCGCGGCGCTCGTCGACACGAACGTCGCGCGCGTGCTGCGCCGCGCGTTCGCGCCTGCGCTCGATCCGAAGACCGGCGCCGGGCAGCGCGCGCTGTGGGCGATCGCCGAGTCGATCCTGCCGCGGTCCGGCCGCGCGGCATGGACGCACAATCAGGCGCTCATGGAGCTCGGCGCGCTGGTGTGCACCGCGCGCGCGCGACACTGCACGCGCTGTCCGGTGCGCGCGCACTGCGCGACGTTCGCGGCCGAGGTGCCGCTCCCCGCCCGACACCGCAGCAGCTAG
- a CDS encoding polysaccharide deacetylase family protein, whose protein sequence is MKLISLMYHDVVGPEGFESSGFAGGDAHIYKLTRERFDRHMAALSATAPFPGLVTDVLARPADGTPCVVLTFDDGGVGALRHAAPALEAHGWRGHFFVTTDRIGQPGFVTEADVRELAARGHAIGSHTRTHPPRISHLPEPQIRAEWLDSVRRLADLVGDRIRTGSVPAGFYSDRVADAAADAGIEVLFTSEPTAAVARRGRCTILGRYAIMRDDDADVPQALARDSWLPQARQAALWKAKKAVKAIGGERWLAFRRRVLADR, encoded by the coding sequence ATGTATCACGACGTCGTCGGCCCCGAGGGGTTCGAGTCGAGCGGGTTCGCGGGCGGCGACGCGCACATCTACAAGCTGACGCGCGAGCGCTTCGACCGACACATGGCGGCGCTGAGCGCGACGGCCCCGTTCCCGGGCCTCGTCACCGATGTGCTGGCGCGCCCGGCCGACGGCACGCCCTGCGTGGTGCTCACGTTCGACGACGGCGGCGTCGGCGCGCTGCGTCACGCCGCGCCGGCGCTGGAGGCGCACGGTTGGCGCGGTCACTTCTTCGTCACCACCGACCGCATCGGCCAGCCGGGCTTCGTGACCGAGGCGGACGTCCGTGAGCTGGCCGCGCGCGGCCACGCGATCGGCAGCCATACCCGCACGCATCCGCCGCGCATCTCGCACCTTCCCGAGCCGCAGATCCGGGCCGAGTGGCTCGACAGCGTTAGGCGGCTCGCGGATCTCGTCGGCGACCGGATCCGCACGGGCTCCGTGCCGGCCGGCTTCTACTCCGACCGCGTCGCCGACGCGGCGGCCGACGCCGGCATCGAGGTCCTCTTCACGTCCGAGCCGACGGCCGCCGTCGCGCGACGTGGCCGCTGCACGATCCTCGGCCGCTACGCGATCATGCGCGACGACGACGCCGACGTGCCGCAGGCGCTGGCGCGCGACAGCTGGCTTCCACAAGCGCGCCAGGCCGCACTGTGGAAGGCGAAGAAGGCGGTGAAGGCCATCGGCGGCGAGCGCTGGCTCGCGTTCCGGCGACGTGTCCTCGCCGACCGCTGA